The following are from one region of the Jatrophihabitans telluris genome:
- a CDS encoding carbohydrate ABC transporter permease has protein sequence MTAAVARPVEVRREADLRRIRAVLSTVATHAIAIAVALCFLLPLLICLVTSLMTQQQAGTGALWPSPFAWHNFTDVFHDMPFARDLWNTVLYAGLSTIGVLLSSVPVAYALARMSWRGREVTFMVVLATMMIPAQVTSLPLYVVFSQLGWVDSLKPLIIPSFFGDAFSIFLLRQFFLTIPSELTEAAKVDGAADWRILRSVVIPISKPAIAAVGLFAFLYAWNDFYNPLLYTGNSSTSQTLAVGLTTLAKSSHQNAYQLQMAASIIFLAPILVLFFFAQKVFVEGVTLTGVKG, from the coding sequence ATGACGGCGGCGGTGGCTCGTCCGGTCGAGGTTCGCCGAGAGGCCGACCTTCGCCGGATCCGGGCGGTCCTGTCGACCGTGGCCACGCATGCCATCGCCATCGCGGTGGCGCTGTGCTTCCTGCTGCCCTTGCTGATCTGCCTCGTCACGTCGCTGATGACCCAGCAGCAGGCCGGCACCGGAGCGCTCTGGCCGAGCCCGTTCGCGTGGCACAACTTCACCGACGTCTTTCACGACATGCCCTTTGCGCGCGATCTGTGGAACACCGTGCTCTATGCAGGCCTGTCCACGATCGGCGTGCTGCTGTCCTCGGTCCCGGTGGCCTACGCCCTGGCTCGCATGTCATGGCGCGGCCGGGAGGTGACGTTCATGGTGGTGCTGGCGACCATGATGATCCCGGCCCAGGTGACCAGCCTGCCGCTGTACGTCGTCTTTTCCCAGCTGGGATGGGTGGATTCGCTCAAGCCCCTGATCATCCCCTCGTTCTTCGGCGATGCGTTCAGCATCTTCCTGCTCCGGCAGTTCTTCCTCACCATCCCGTCCGAGCTGACCGAGGCAGCCAAGGTGGATGGCGCCGCGGACTGGCGCATCCTGCGCAGCGTGGTGATACCGATCTCCAAGCCGGCGATTGCGGCTGTCGGCCTGTTCGCCTTCCTCTACGCCTGGAACGACTTCTACAATCCCCTGCTGTACACGGGCAACAGCAGCACGAGCCAGACGCTGGCCGTCGGCCTGACCACCCTGGCCAAGAGTTCCCACCAGAACGCCTACCAGCTGCAGATGGCCGCCTCGATCATCTTCCTGGCCCCGATCCTGGTGCTGTTCTTCTTCGCCCAGAAGGTCTTCGTCGAGGGTGTCACGCTCACCGGGGTCAAGGGCTGA
- a CDS encoding carbohydrate ABC transporter permease — protein MLAGPARSVKGAEARRSRRRRPDRARWWVVLGFLSPFLIGLAVFVVYPVLATLYYSFTDYQAGSYQPVNWVGLRNYRTMFADTQVFWVAVRNTVWMVLIMVPIQTVWAIFVAWILTRIRRGALVYRTIYFLPAMVPIVATALSFIVMLNPVGPLNHLLSDVGITGPGWFSDAAWSKPSLVLMALWTVGNTMILFLAGMLDVPKSLYEAAEIDGAGAWKQFLHVTLPGISPIVFFSLLTGMIYTFQYFTEAFVASGSANPILSSNESIGYPQDSLLFYTTEIYRQGFQYFRTGYASAMAWLLFLVIFAFTLVFIRGSRRWVYYGGAR, from the coding sequence GTGCTCGCCGGCCCGGCGCGCTCCGTCAAGGGCGCCGAGGCCCGGCGCTCACGTCGGCGTCGACCCGACCGTGCCCGCTGGTGGGTGGTCCTCGGATTTCTTTCGCCGTTCCTGATCGGCCTGGCCGTGTTCGTGGTCTACCCCGTCCTGGCGACGTTGTACTACTCCTTCACCGACTACCAGGCGGGCTCCTACCAACCGGTCAACTGGGTGGGCCTTCGCAACTACCGCACCATGTTCGCCGACACCCAGGTCTTCTGGGTCGCCGTACGCAACACCGTGTGGATGGTCCTGATCATGGTCCCCATCCAGACGGTCTGGGCGATCTTCGTCGCGTGGATCCTCACCCGCATCCGCCGGGGTGCACTGGTCTATCGCACCATCTACTTCCTGCCGGCAATGGTGCCCATCGTGGCGACCGCGTTGTCGTTCATCGTGATGCTCAACCCCGTCGGCCCGCTCAATCACCTGCTGTCGGACGTGGGAATCACCGGCCCGGGCTGGTTCTCAGACGCAGCGTGGTCCAAGCCGAGCCTGGTGCTGATGGCGCTGTGGACGGTCGGCAACACGATGATCCTGTTCCTCGCGGGGATGCTGGACGTGCCGAAGTCGTTGTACGAGGCGGCCGAGATCGACGGTGCCGGTGCGTGGAAGCAGTTCCTGCACGTGACCCTGCCGGGCATCTCGCCGATCGTGTTCTTCTCGCTGCTGACCGGGATGATCTATACGTTCCAGTACTTCACCGAGGCGTTCGTGGCCTCCGGATCGGCCAATCCGATTCTGTCGAGCAACGAGTCCATCGGCTACCCGCAGGATTCCCTGCTGTTCTACACCACCGAGATCTACCGCCAGGGGTTCCAGTACTTCCGCACCGGCTACGCCTCGGCCATGGCGTGGTTGCTGTTCCTGGTCATCTTCGCGTTCACACTCGTGTTCATCCGCGGGTCGCGGCGCTGGGTCTACTACGGCGGTGCGCGATGA
- a CDS encoding LacI family DNA-binding transcriptional regulator, with amino-acid sequence MNRTAKGSRVTIADVARRAGVSAGAVSFALNDRPGVAEPTRRRILDAAAELNWTPNARAKSLSQSKAFALGLVIARRPELLGADPFFPSFIAGVETVLAEAGQSLVLNMVATPAIEQETYRRLSADGRVDGVFVTDLRAGDERIALLAELALPAVTLGRPDVTSPHPAVCLDDAHGVAAAVRALIERGHRHIGHVGGPLTFLHSRSRRRAWAEELATAGLPANLGAVADFTAAGGAQATVQLLRRRPRPTALVYGNDVMAIAGIAVAQQHQLRVPADLSIVGFDDITLAEHLHPPLSSVRTDPFGWGQAATRVLLELIAGESPPDLELPAAAAVLRESIGDCPGQPTRKRSPRVKEKT; translated from the coding sequence GTGAACCGCACCGCCAAAGGCAGCCGGGTCACGATCGCCGACGTGGCCCGCCGCGCCGGAGTATCCGCGGGCGCGGTCTCCTTCGCCCTCAACGACCGGCCCGGCGTGGCCGAACCAACCCGGCGCCGCATCCTGGACGCCGCGGCCGAGCTGAACTGGACCCCCAACGCGCGGGCGAAATCCCTGTCGCAGTCGAAGGCCTTCGCGCTCGGCCTGGTCATAGCGCGCCGGCCGGAACTGCTCGGAGCCGACCCCTTCTTCCCGTCTTTCATCGCGGGAGTCGAGACCGTGCTCGCCGAGGCCGGCCAGTCGCTGGTGCTCAACATGGTCGCAACGCCGGCGATCGAGCAGGAGACCTACCGCCGTCTGTCGGCCGATGGCCGCGTCGACGGCGTGTTCGTCACCGATCTGCGAGCGGGCGACGAGCGGATCGCGCTGCTGGCCGAGCTCGCGCTGCCGGCAGTCACCCTCGGACGTCCGGATGTCACATCACCCCATCCGGCCGTGTGCCTGGACGACGCCCACGGCGTCGCCGCCGCGGTCCGGGCCCTGATCGAGCGCGGCCACCGCCACATCGGTCACGTCGGTGGCCCGCTGACCTTTCTGCACTCGCGCAGCCGCCGACGGGCCTGGGCCGAGGAACTGGCCACCGCCGGCCTGCCGGCCAACCTCGGCGCGGTCGCCGACTTCACCGCGGCCGGGGGTGCGCAAGCGACCGTGCAGCTCCTGCGTCGCCGTCCGAGACCGACCGCACTGGTATACGGCAACGACGTCATGGCCATCGCCGGCATCGCTGTGGCCCAGCAGCACCAGCTGCGTGTACCCGCCGACCTGTCGATCGTCGGTTTCGACGACATCACCCTGGCCGAACATCTGCACCCGCCACTCAGCTCGGTGCGCACCGACCCGTTCGGGTGGGGACAGGCCGCGACCCGGGTGCTGCTCGAACTGATCGCGGGCGAATCGCCACCGGATCTGGAACTGCCCGCAGCGGCAGCGGTTCTGCGGGAGTCCATCGGCGATTGCCCCGGCCAACCAACGAGAAAACGCAGTCCACGCGTGAAGGAGAAGACATGA
- a CDS encoding ABC transporter substrate-binding protein: protein MRAATRTIAGGLAALLAVGLSAGCSRVHAVDAATAKDAHGPISIWYSNNAQEVQWGKQLVAQWNQAHPQEKVTGQEIPANKSSEEVIGASIVAGSEPCLIYNTSPASVPTFQAQGGLVALDDFPGAAQYIQTRSGDQAAQYKSPDGKYYQLPWKTNPVMIFYNKKIFAKAGISTTNPPLSTYSQFLDTAKKIVASKAAKYAIYPAPSSEFYQSWYDFYSMYAAESGGSQLITADKAVFADQAGQSVAQFWASLYRQNLAGKEAYNGDSFADGVAAMSIVGPWAIASYKGKVDWGVVPVPTSSGSKVGDDHTFSDAKNVAMYASCKNRATAWDFLKYSTSEQADGTLLSVTGQMPLRQDVLGTYAAFFTKNPGFKTFAAEANRTTEVPNVPNSVEIWQSFRNSWSRSVIFGRSPVTTSLTDSAAAIDKLIRKK, encoded by the coding sequence ATGAGAGCCGCCACACGGACCATCGCCGGCGGGCTGGCCGCGCTGCTCGCGGTCGGCTTGTCCGCCGGGTGCAGTCGCGTCCACGCCGTCGATGCCGCCACCGCCAAGGACGCTCACGGCCCGATCAGCATCTGGTACTCCAACAACGCGCAGGAGGTCCAGTGGGGAAAGCAACTCGTGGCCCAGTGGAACCAGGCGCATCCGCAGGAGAAGGTCACCGGCCAGGAGATCCCGGCCAACAAGTCTTCGGAAGAAGTCATCGGGGCCAGCATCGTCGCCGGCAGCGAGCCGTGCCTGATCTACAACACCTCCCCCGCCTCCGTACCGACCTTCCAGGCCCAGGGCGGCCTGGTGGCGCTGGACGACTTTCCCGGTGCGGCGCAGTACATCCAGACCCGCTCCGGTGACCAAGCGGCCCAGTACAAATCTCCGGATGGCAAGTACTACCAGCTCCCGTGGAAGACCAATCCCGTCATGATCTTCTACAACAAGAAGATCTTCGCCAAGGCCGGTATCTCCACCACGAACCCACCGCTGTCGACGTACTCGCAGTTCCTGGACACGGCCAAGAAAATCGTCGCCTCAAAGGCGGCCAAGTACGCCATCTATCCCGCACCGTCGAGCGAGTTCTACCAGTCCTGGTACGACTTCTACTCGATGTATGCCGCCGAGAGCGGCGGCAGCCAGCTCATAACCGCCGACAAGGCCGTCTTCGCCGATCAGGCCGGTCAGTCCGTGGCGCAGTTCTGGGCCAGCTTGTACCGGCAGAACCTCGCCGGCAAGGAGGCCTACAACGGTGACTCCTTCGCCGACGGCGTCGCCGCGATGTCCATCGTGGGACCGTGGGCCATCGCCTCCTACAAGGGCAAGGTCGACTGGGGCGTGGTCCCCGTGCCGACGTCGTCCGGAAGCAAGGTCGGAGACGATCACACCTTCTCCGACGCCAAGAACGTCGCCATGTACGCCTCGTGCAAGAACCGTGCGACCGCCTGGGACTTCCTCAAGTACAGCACCAGCGAGCAGGCCGACGGCACGCTGCTCAGCGTGACGGGGCAGATGCCCCTCCGACAAGACGTGCTCGGCACCTACGCCGCCTTCTTCACCAAGAACCCAGGTTTCAAGACCTTCGCGGCGGAAGCGAACCGGACCACCGAAGTGCCGAACGTGCCGAACTCGGTGGAGATCTGGCAGAGCTTCCGCAACAGCTGGTCCAGGTCGGTGATCTTCGGGCGCAGCCCGGTCACCACGAGTCTGACCGATTCCGCCGCCGCTATCGACAAGCTCATCCGTAAGAAGTGA
- a CDS encoding N-acetylglucosamine kinase has translation MTEPSPVYVVAADGGNSKTDLVLADPSGRVLAQVRGPGTHSHLVGVEQVVAELIELLTAARIIAGIPADAPAAAGTFYLANVDLPGDAEAVLAALRSARVARLLEVDNDVLAVLEAGSNRGWGIGVVCGAGMNALGIGPDGRIERFLGLGDVTGDWGGGHGIGVAALGAAVRAEDGRGRRSALTGLIAHHFHRRTASEVAVAAHTGLIDQAELGGLAPVVFQAALDGDLLSRELVHRLADEAILLARTLSTRLELDETATEVVLGGGLLQSGNPVLLDRVAEGITAVLPKAEIVVLTVPPVAGALRDALRRIGATSVVQNRARLAFGAESARDDQRDQASVRRPG, from the coding sequence GTGACCGAGCCGTCGCCGGTCTATGTGGTCGCGGCCGACGGCGGAAACTCCAAGACCGACCTGGTCCTCGCCGATCCATCCGGGCGGGTGCTGGCCCAGGTGAGGGGACCGGGAACCCATTCTCATCTGGTCGGCGTCGAGCAGGTCGTGGCGGAGTTGATCGAGCTCCTGACCGCCGCTCGCATCATCGCCGGCATTCCCGCCGACGCCCCGGCGGCGGCTGGAACCTTCTACCTGGCCAACGTCGACCTGCCCGGCGATGCCGAGGCCGTGCTCGCCGCATTGCGCTCGGCACGAGTCGCTCGGCTGCTCGAGGTCGACAACGACGTGCTTGCGGTGCTGGAGGCCGGCAGCAACCGGGGCTGGGGCATCGGAGTGGTCTGCGGCGCCGGCATGAACGCGTTGGGCATCGGACCGGACGGTCGGATCGAGCGCTTTCTCGGTCTCGGCGACGTGACCGGCGACTGGGGCGGCGGCCACGGGATCGGGGTGGCGGCGCTCGGGGCGGCTGTGCGGGCCGAGGACGGCCGGGGCCGGCGCAGCGCGCTGACCGGCTTGATCGCTCACCACTTCCACCGTCGAACGGCCTCGGAGGTGGCCGTGGCCGCGCACACCGGCCTCATCGATCAAGCCGAACTGGGCGGTCTGGCCCCGGTGGTCTTCCAGGCCGCGTTGGACGGGGACCTGCTCAGCCGCGAACTCGTGCACCGCCTGGCCGACGAGGCCATCCTGCTGGCCCGGACGTTGAGCACCCGACTGGAACTCGACGAGACCGCTACGGAGGTGGTCCTGGGTGGCGGCCTGTTGCAGTCAGGCAATCCCGTCCTGCTGGATCGGGTCGCCGAGGGGATCACGGCCGTCCTGCCCAAGGCCGAGATCGTGGTGTTGACCGTGCCGCCGGTGGCCGGGGCCTTGCGGGACGCGCTGCGGCGGATCGGCGCCACGTCGGTCGTGCAGAACCGGGCCCGGCTGGCCTTCGGTGCCGAATCAGCTCGTGACGACCAGCGCGATCAGGCCTCGGTGCGCCGACCCGGGTAA
- a CDS encoding carbohydrate ABC transporter permease, whose product MTTAQISPDDSRRGGHTSPLDGSPAPSRDARRNHRSWPERVLGRHPVGILFGLPYAVFIAIIFAYPLVLSVYMSFHRYIFTAPGVGVPRPWVGLDNYRTALSDPLVRQAFLNILIFLVINVPLTVVLSLVLATALNSAIPLRSFFRGAYYVPYVTASVAVVGVWLFLFNTDGLVNRLLGSLAPNPSWLINVHWAMPSIALFVTWKQLGFFILLYLAALQAVPKELYESASVDGASKWRQFRSVTVPGVRHATTLVTLLAIVTGANLFTEPYLLTGGGGPDGKSASPVLVLYQQGIEQNHPDVAAAIGVLLVIGVLVIAGIQQLLERD is encoded by the coding sequence ATGACCACCGCGCAGATCTCACCCGACGACAGCCGCCGAGGCGGGCACACCTCGCCGTTGGACGGCTCCCCCGCACCCAGCCGCGACGCCCGGCGCAATCACCGCTCGTGGCCCGAACGCGTTCTCGGACGCCACCCGGTCGGAATCCTGTTCGGCCTGCCGTACGCCGTGTTCATCGCGATCATCTTCGCGTATCCGCTGGTGCTGTCGGTGTACATGTCCTTCCACCGCTACATCTTCACCGCCCCCGGAGTGGGGGTGCCGCGCCCGTGGGTGGGCCTGGACAACTACCGGACCGCGCTGAGTGACCCGCTCGTCCGTCAGGCGTTCCTGAACATCCTGATCTTCCTGGTCATCAACGTGCCATTGACCGTCGTGCTGTCCCTCGTGCTGGCCACCGCACTCAACTCGGCCATTCCGTTGCGCAGCTTCTTCCGCGGCGCCTACTACGTCCCGTACGTCACCGCCAGCGTGGCCGTCGTCGGAGTGTGGCTGTTCCTGTTCAACACCGACGGTCTGGTCAACCGCTTGCTGGGATCGCTGGCCCCGAACCCGTCCTGGCTCATCAACGTGCACTGGGCCATGCCGTCGATCGCGCTGTTCGTGACCTGGAAGCAGCTGGGATTCTTCATCCTGCTGTACCTGGCGGCATTGCAGGCCGTACCCAAGGAGCTCTACGAATCGGCCTCGGTCGACGGGGCCTCCAAGTGGCGCCAGTTCCGGTCGGTCACCGTCCCCGGGGTGCGGCACGCCACCACCCTGGTCACCCTGCTGGCCATCGTGACGGGCGCGAACCTCTTCACCGAGCCGTACCTGCTGACCGGCGGTGGAGGCCCGGACGGCAAGTCGGCCTCCCCCGTGCTGGTGCTCTACCAACAGGGCATCGAGCAGAACCATCCCGATGTGGCCGCCGCCATCGGAGTGCTGCTGGTGATCGGCGTCCTGGTCATCGCCGGCATCCAACAACTACTGGAACGGGACTGA
- a CDS encoding glycoside hydrolase family 130 protein, with amino-acid sequence MTPEPGNPLEAEGVLNPGSGRSADGRLWLLPRLVETGNVSRVGLAEVELTDGVPSGVRRDSVVLQPDAGWERAKDHGGVEDPRTTWVESLGVHVMTYVAYGPLGPHPALATSTDLRSWQRLGPIRFGYQPDLDTDLNLFPNKDVVYFPSVITAPNGRPAYAALHRPMWDLSWVRPGEGTYLPAGMTDDRPGIWISYADAEAVARDPRALAELDQHRLVAMPEYEFEAVKIGAGPPPLRVPEGWLVIHHGVTGELAQGWDQQQRVCYAAGAMLLDAEDPSRVIARTETPLLEPQTEQELSGIVPNVVFPTAIEEVDGQHYVFYGMADSTIGVARLDRTTS; translated from the coding sequence ATGACCCCCGAGCCCGGCAATCCCCTGGAAGCAGAGGGTGTTCTCAATCCCGGCAGCGGCCGCAGTGCCGATGGCCGGCTCTGGTTGCTGCCGCGACTGGTCGAAACCGGCAACGTCTCCCGGGTCGGCCTGGCCGAGGTGGAACTGACCGACGGCGTGCCGAGCGGGGTGCGTCGAGATTCGGTGGTCCTGCAGCCCGACGCCGGTTGGGAACGCGCCAAGGACCACGGCGGCGTCGAGGATCCACGCACCACCTGGGTCGAATCGCTCGGCGTGCACGTGATGACCTACGTCGCGTACGGCCCGCTGGGTCCGCATCCGGCGCTGGCGACCTCGACCGATCTGCGGTCCTGGCAGCGGCTGGGTCCGATCCGCTTCGGCTACCAGCCGGACCTGGACACCGATCTGAACCTGTTCCCCAACAAGGATGTCGTCTACTTCCCATCCGTGATCACCGCCCCGAACGGCCGGCCCGCCTACGCGGCGCTGCACCGTCCGATGTGGGACCTGTCGTGGGTCCGCCCCGGTGAGGGGACGTACCTGCCCGCCGGCATGACCGACGACCGGCCGGGAATCTGGATCTCCTACGCCGACGCCGAGGCCGTGGCCCGCGATCCGCGCGCGCTGGCGGAGCTGGACCAGCACCGGCTGGTGGCCATGCCTGAGTACGAGTTCGAAGCGGTCAAGATCGGCGCCGGACCCCCGCCGCTGCGCGTGCCCGAAGGGTGGCTGGTCATTCATCACGGCGTGACCGGTGAGTTGGCGCAGGGCTGGGATCAACAACAGCGGGTCTGCTACGCCGCTGGGGCGATGCTGCTGGATGCCGAGGACCCCAGCCGGGTCATCGCCCGGACCGAGACCCCGCTGCTGGAACCACAGACCGAGCAGGAGCTGTCGGGCATCGTCCCCAACGTCGTCTTCCCCACCGCAATCGAGGAGGTCGACGGCCAGCACTACGTGTTCTACGGGATGGCCGACTCCACGATCGGCGTCGCCCGACTCGACCGGACCACGTCGTGA
- a CDS encoding LLM class F420-dependent oxidoreductase has translation MRLGLQVPSFTWSSLPDRPHGIGTTFARIAREAEASGLNSLWVMDHFFQISMVGPAENEMLEGYSALAFAAAVTEKVKLGTMVTGVTYRHPGILIKTVTTLDALSGGRAYLGIGAAWNEEEHNGLGVPFPPLAERFERLEETLQIAQQMWLGDESPYTGKHYSLARPLNSPQSVQRPHPPILIGGTGEKKTLRMVAQYGDACNIFEQGPDFIRGKLDVLQQHCADQGRDYAEIHKTTLGRLKLSRDGGGHTVTVDQAVDRFGTLAALGIDEALFNMPDVDEADNFELIGELVRQVADIVPTGR, from the coding sequence ATGCGACTTGGACTGCAGGTTCCCTCTTTCACTTGGTCTTCCCTGCCCGACCGCCCTCATGGCATCGGCACCACCTTCGCCCGCATCGCCCGTGAGGCGGAGGCGAGCGGTCTCAACAGTCTCTGGGTGATGGACCACTTCTTCCAGATCTCGATGGTCGGCCCGGCCGAGAACGAGATGCTGGAGGGCTATTCGGCGCTGGCCTTCGCCGCCGCGGTGACGGAAAAGGTCAAGCTGGGCACCATGGTCACCGGCGTGACCTACCGCCACCCCGGAATCCTCATCAAGACCGTCACGACGCTCGACGCGCTCTCGGGCGGTCGCGCCTACCTCGGCATCGGCGCCGCGTGGAACGAAGAGGAACACAACGGTCTCGGCGTGCCCTTCCCGCCGTTGGCCGAGCGCTTCGAGCGCCTGGAGGAGACGCTGCAGATCGCCCAGCAGATGTGGCTAGGCGATGAATCCCCCTACACCGGCAAGCACTATTCGCTGGCTCGGCCCCTGAACTCGCCGCAGTCGGTGCAGCGCCCGCACCCCCCGATCCTGATCGGCGGTACCGGGGAGAAGAAGACCCTGCGGATGGTCGCGCAGTACGGCGACGCCTGCAACATCTTCGAGCAGGGTCCGGATTTCATCCGCGGCAAGCTCGACGTGCTGCAGCAACACTGCGCCGACCAGGGCCGCGACTACGCCGAGATTCACAAGACCACGCTGGGACGGCTGAAGCTGTCCCGGGACGGCGGCGGACACACGGTGACCGTGGATCAGGCCGTGGACCGCTTCGGCACCCTGGCCGCACTGGGCATCGACGAGGCGCTGTTCAACATGCCCGACGTGGACGAGGCCGACAACTTCGAGCTGATCGGTGAGCTGGTCCGGCAGGTGGCCGACATCGTCCCCACCGGCCGGTAG
- a CDS encoding carbohydrate ABC transporter permease, with product MIALGIGAFLFLFPFYYMLIGSLQKRKNPSLAGVLPNPGNMTLHNYSQINAAISLGRTLINSGIFTGGVLLCTLVFGVLAGYALARLQFRGRGTLFAAMLLLQVVPFQLITVPLYVLIVRNYGLSDSFLGMIAPFAINSTAVFVFRQYFLQLPPELFEAARIDGASELRILLGVAIPLVKPALLTATLMTFIGPWNEFLWPFLITKQHNKQPLAVALSNFITTTSATAQNPFGAILAGACVLAAPAIALFLVFQRKFTSTDIGSGVKG from the coding sequence ATGATCGCCCTGGGCATTGGCGCTTTCCTGTTCCTGTTCCCCTTCTACTACATGCTCATCGGTTCCCTGCAGAAGAGGAAGAACCCGTCGCTGGCCGGCGTGCTGCCCAACCCGGGCAACATGACCCTGCACAACTACAGCCAGATCAACGCGGCTATCAGCCTGGGCCGGACGCTGATCAACTCCGGCATCTTCACCGGCGGCGTGCTGTTGTGCACCCTCGTCTTCGGCGTCCTGGCCGGCTACGCGCTGGCGCGACTGCAGTTCCGGGGTCGCGGCACCCTGTTCGCCGCGATGCTGCTGCTGCAGGTCGTGCCCTTCCAGCTGATCACGGTTCCGCTGTACGTGCTCATCGTGCGCAACTACGGCCTGTCCGACAGTTTCCTCGGCATGATCGCCCCCTTCGCGATCAACTCCACGGCGGTGTTCGTGTTCCGCCAGTACTTCCTGCAGCTGCCACCGGAGCTGTTCGAGGCGGCGCGCATCGACGGGGCCAGCGAGCTGCGCATCCTGCTCGGTGTGGCCATTCCCTTGGTGAAACCGGCCCTGTTGACGGCGACACTGATGACCTTCATCGGCCCGTGGAACGAGTTCCTGTGGCCGTTCCTGATCACCAAGCAGCACAACAAGCAACCTCTGGCGGTGGCGTTGTCCAACTTCATCACCACGACGTCCGCCACGGCTCAGAACCCGTTCGGTGCGATCCTGGCCGGCGCCTGTGTCCTGGCCGCGCCGGCGATCGCGTTGTTCCTGGTATTCCAACGCAAATTCACCTCCACCGACATCGGCTCCGGCGTGAAAGGCTGA